In Labrus bergylta chromosome 5, fLabBer1.1, whole genome shotgun sequence, the genomic window AATCATCATTTATTGTTTGATAATTTTTCATGTTTATGGTCTGGGGCTCAGTTACAGTCACGTAGGCATGTTGACCTACATCTCCTCCCCAGCAACATTTCCCAATGGATGCTCCCCCCGTTTTCCTGCAGACTTCAAGGAGCTGACCCTGACCACAATAAACTGCAAACTGTCTCCTCCAGAACTCCCAGAAGACCCCCAGTCCTCTAAAAGACATGAAGAAGAATGGAGGTCTGACCAGACATGGAGCTGATCAGACGTGGAGCTGTTTGGTGTCTACTTATTCTGAaatctgagaaaaaagaaagcaaactaAATACCGTGGAGGGGCAGTAGTAGCAAAGCGGTATTGTAGCTTCCAAAGTGTACATTATGATGGCCGTACATGACGCCATCGAGGCAACCACGTTAAACCCGAGAGTGGTCTTCACCTGGAAGGGAGCAGACGACACGCCAGACGACATGAGAAGTGAAGCATGCTGGGAGATTTTAAGTTATTATCATGATGCTAACATTACCAAGGCTTCATTGGTGTCACTGCCCTCCAGTGGAGAACAGCAGCTActgacaggaaacaggaagttactcACCAGGCAGCGGTTGAAAGATTTCCCAGCAGCCACTGTGAGAGAGCCGGCTGTGATGTACTGAGAACatcagataaaaataaaacactttaatatttaaaaagtgattagTATAttcagaaagatttcaaagatgtggaaaacattatcaaactttaaaatctacatttttcaatatttaaaaataaatattttaacttttaatgttttgtttaaaatgtgtttataacaTGAAACATGACATTCTATTCGCACAGGTGCGTATGCACCTAACAGCCGTCCTGGAGTCTGTGGGTGGGGTCCTGGAAATCCTGGGAACTCTATAGATCTACTgggggattcaaacctgggctggGGAAAAAGGTTGCTGGAGAGCAGGAAGTCGGGTGCGACTGATTTCACCTGCTCCCACTGCAACCTTCGACCACGGATAAGCAGCAGAAAATGGACGGAACTTTAtaattaaagtttaaataaattataaaaatctgtaaaaactcacaaacacagctCCCCATACGAAGAAACCACTGTACGCCACCAGATAGGGTGGTTGGGTGGCAACCGTGACAATCCCGAACAAAAACACCATCGCACCAATAATGATCTGCACCGTCTGCAGAGGCcacagaaaaagaggaagaggaggaagaggaacctTGATGAAAAGGGGGCACAGCTTCGAAAGAATCAAACTGACACTTTgagagaaaagcaaaaaaaagatttcatcttTGATTTAGGTGTCTGTCACATGTT contains:
- the LOC110004451 gene encoding membrane-spanning 4-domains subfamily A member 3, whose product is MTSSVSASAGGMLVVTQVYPANSQHQGQQVCEGMQTFSRAHLLAVGTVQIIIGAMVFLFGIVTVATQPPYLVAYSGFFVWGAVFYITAGSLTVAAGKSFNRCLVKTTLGFNVVASMASCTAIIMYTLEATIPLCYYCPSTLHVWSDLHSSSCLLEDWGSSGSSGGDSLQFIVVRVSSLKSAGKRGEHPLGNVAGEEIIR